The window GGGAAGCGGGCGGGCATAGTCCCGATAAAAAGACAAGGGCTGATCGAGCTGAAAACCCCCGGCGAGCTGCTAAAAATGCGCAAAGCCGGACAGGTTGTCGCGAAGACTCTGGCCGTGCTCAAAGATGCCATCCGGCCGGGCATAACCACCGGAGAGCTGGACCGGATCGCCGGGAAAACGGTTTACGATCTGGGCGCGAAGCCCTCGTTTCTGGGCTACTGCGGATACCCGGCGGTGCTGTGCGCATCCGTTAACGAGGAAGTGGTGCACGGGATACCCGCAGATGGCCGTGTGCTGAAAGCCGGCGATATAGTCAGCCTTGACATGGGCGCGTTTGTTGAAGGGTTTCACGGCGACTCGGCGATTACGGTGCCGGTCGGAAAAATCAGCGCGCGGACGCAGAAACTCATTGACGTGACCCGGACTTCGCTCGAGCGGGCGATTGAAATCATCAGGCCGGGCGCGACGCTCGGCGATATAGGGCACGCGGTGCAGAGTTATGCGGAAGGGTGCGGGATGTCTGTCGTGCGCGATTTTGTCGGGCACGGGATCGGCCGCAGGATGCATGAGGAGCCTCCGGTTCCGAATTACGGGCGCAAGGGAGCGGGACCGGCGCTGGAAGCGGGGATGGTGATCGCGGTGGAGCCGATGATCAACGCTGGCGGGTATGAAGTGCGGGTTCTGGAAAACGGCTGGACTGTAGTGACTGTTGACGGCAGCCTGTCCGCGCACTTTGAGCACACGATAGCGGTTACCGAGCATGGCTGCGAACTGATGACTCTGCCCTAGTGAAAAGATTTTCGGGTTATGCCGGGCTGGATTTTGAGCAGCAATAAAGCAGTTGCCGCGGAGCAGTAACGGCGAATAAGGGGGCCCGGAACAAGACACAGTTGTCCGGGCCGACAAAGGAGCGCATAAAAGCCGCTTATGGGAAATGACAAGATAGAAGTGGAAGGTGTAATAGTGGAATCTCTGCCGAACGCCTCTTTCCGGGTGGAAATACCGGGTGGTAAAATTTTACTGGCCCATA of the Elusimicrobiaceae bacterium genome contains:
- the map gene encoding type I methionyl aminopeptidase, producing MSHQSGKRAGIVPIKRQGLIELKTPGELLKMRKAGQVVAKTLAVLKDAIRPGITTGELDRIAGKTVYDLGAKPSFLGYCGYPAVLCASVNEEVVHGIPADGRVLKAGDIVSLDMGAFVEGFHGDSAITVPVGKISARTQKLIDVTRTSLERAIEIIRPGATLGDIGHAVQSYAEGCGMSVVRDFVGHGIGRRMHEEPPVPNYGRKGAGPALEAGMVIAVEPMINAGGYEVRVLENGWTVVTVDGSLSAHFEHTIAVTEHGCELMTLP